The proteins below come from a single Streptomyces sp. B3I8 genomic window:
- a CDS encoding RNA polymerase sigma factor has translation MKRSRERAASELFAALYPRLAGWCRRLVDDDGTAHEIASEAFTRLWARWTSVDEPRGFLYVTAANLVRDHWRKLERERRAVRRVTTEAALRPHTEQDDPSVRLLVQSLPERLRVPILLHYYADMPIREVSALTGRKEGTVKADLHAARELLRVHLRRSLDHTL, from the coding sequence TTGAAACGGTCCCGTGAGAGGGCGGCGTCCGAACTGTTCGCCGCCCTCTATCCGCGTCTGGCCGGCTGGTGCCGCCGTCTCGTCGACGACGACGGGACGGCGCACGAGATCGCCTCCGAGGCGTTCACCCGGCTCTGGGCCCGCTGGACGTCCGTGGACGAACCCCGCGGCTTCCTCTACGTCACCGCGGCCAACCTCGTCCGCGACCACTGGCGCAAACTGGAGCGCGAGCGCCGCGCCGTGCGGCGGGTCACCACGGAGGCCGCGCTGCGCCCGCACACCGAGCAGGACGACCCGTCGGTCCGGCTGCTCGTGCAGTCGCTGCCGGAACGGCTGCGGGTGCCGATCCTGCTGCACTACTACGCTGACATGCCGATCCGGGAGGTGTCCGCGCTGACCGGGCGCAAGGAAGGAACCGTCAAGGCCGACCTCCACGCGGCCCGCGAACTGCTCCGCGTCCATCTGAGGAGGAGCCTTGACCACACGCTTTGA
- a CDS encoding medium chain dehydrogenase/reductase family protein gives MRATETEELVEVVLPGKVEPEGLRVRRGTVPVAGPGQVVIRMEATGVSFAEQQMRRGRYFDQPPFPFVPGYDLVGTVATTGPGVDPGLAGTRVAALVKVGGWATHVVVDAADTVPVPEGVDAERAETMVINGITAWQMLHRTARVRAGQTVLVLGANGGVGSVLVQLARAAGAEVIGTASARHHEDLRAQGVTPLDYRTKDLAARVRALAPGGVDAVFDHVGGPGILDSWRLLAPGGTLVAYGTASTRDDEGSKQLPVLKLLARVWLWNALPNGRSAHFYNVWAGHRRIDRFRARLRTDLTEVFEALRRGDISARVAARLPLTEAAEAMRLAESGTVAGKVILHG, from the coding sequence ATGCGTGCCACAGAGACCGAAGAACTCGTCGAGGTCGTCCTCCCGGGCAAGGTCGAACCGGAAGGACTGCGGGTGCGGCGCGGAACCGTGCCCGTCGCGGGGCCCGGCCAGGTGGTGATCCGGATGGAGGCGACCGGGGTCTCCTTCGCGGAGCAGCAGATGCGCCGCGGCCGCTACTTCGACCAGCCGCCGTTCCCCTTCGTCCCCGGCTACGACCTCGTCGGCACCGTGGCCACGACCGGTCCGGGCGTCGACCCCGGCCTGGCCGGCACCCGCGTGGCCGCCCTGGTCAAGGTCGGCGGCTGGGCCACCCATGTCGTCGTGGACGCGGCGGACACCGTGCCGGTGCCCGAGGGGGTCGACGCGGAGCGGGCCGAGACCATGGTCATCAACGGCATCACCGCCTGGCAGATGCTGCACCGCACGGCACGCGTCCGGGCCGGGCAGACGGTGCTGGTGCTCGGCGCCAACGGCGGCGTCGGCTCGGTCCTGGTCCAGCTCGCGCGGGCGGCCGGCGCCGAGGTGATCGGCACCGCCTCCGCCCGCCACCACGAGGACCTGCGCGCCCAAGGCGTCACCCCCCTCGACTACCGCACGAAGGACCTGGCCGCCCGCGTCCGCGCCCTGGCCCCCGGCGGGGTGGACGCCGTCTTCGACCACGTCGGCGGCCCCGGCATCCTCGACTCCTGGCGTCTGCTCGCCCCCGGCGGCACCCTCGTCGCCTACGGCACCGCCTCCACCCGGGACGACGAGGGCTCCAAGCAGCTGCCCGTCCTGAAGCTGCTGGCCCGCGTCTGGCTGTGGAACGCCCTGCCCAACGGCCGTAGCGCCCACTTCTACAACGTCTGGGCCGGTCACCGGCGCATCGACCGCTTCCGCGCCCGTCTGCGCACCGACCTCACCGAGGTCTTCGAGGCGCTCCGCCGCGGGGACATCAGCGCCCGGGTCGCCGCCCGGCTGCCCCTGACCGAGGCCGCCGAGGCGATGCGCCTCGCGGAGTCGGGGACGGTGGCGGGGAAGGTGATCCTGCACGGGTGA
- the sigJ gene encoding RNA polymerase sigma factor SigJ: MALTPREVERFEACRPRLGALAYRLLGSAGEAEDVVQETFLRWQAAETGRIDVPEAWLTKVLTNLCLNQLTSARVRRETYVGQWLPEPLLDGDPMLGPADTAEQRESVSFAVLVLLERLAPKERAVYVLREAFGYPYREIARILGITEAAGQQLFHRAKKHVAEGRVRGEVDAAAARRVVEEFLAAATSGRTEPLIRLLTDDAVAIGDGGGKVPARTSPFEGAVAVARFMRGLFAPGKGKRALVGGSPGIHVATANGGPALVAVVDGRVVGVLCLEITADGIAAFRSQANPDKLARATRRWAADDHGEPLLHAF; encoded by the coding sequence ATGGCGTTGACCCCGCGTGAGGTGGAGCGGTTCGAGGCGTGCCGGCCCCGGTTGGGGGCGCTCGCCTACCGGTTGCTCGGGTCGGCCGGTGAGGCCGAGGACGTCGTGCAGGAGACGTTCCTGCGGTGGCAGGCCGCGGAGACCGGACGGATCGACGTGCCCGAGGCGTGGCTGACCAAGGTGCTGACCAACCTGTGCCTCAACCAGCTCACCTCCGCCCGCGTGCGGCGCGAGACCTACGTGGGGCAGTGGCTGCCCGAACCGCTGCTCGACGGGGACCCCATGCTCGGCCCCGCCGACACCGCCGAGCAGCGGGAGTCGGTGTCGTTCGCGGTGCTCGTACTGCTGGAGCGGCTCGCCCCGAAGGAGCGGGCGGTGTACGTGCTGCGGGAGGCGTTCGGATACCCGTACCGGGAGATCGCCCGGATCCTCGGCATCACCGAGGCCGCGGGGCAGCAGCTCTTCCACCGGGCGAAGAAGCACGTCGCGGAGGGCAGGGTCCGCGGCGAGGTCGACGCGGCCGCCGCCCGGCGGGTCGTCGAGGAGTTCCTCGCGGCCGCCACCAGCGGCCGGACCGAGCCGCTGATCCGGCTGCTCACGGACGACGCCGTCGCGATCGGCGACGGCGGCGGGAAGGTGCCGGCCCGCACCAGCCCGTTCGAGGGCGCGGTCGCGGTGGCGAGGTTCATGCGCGGGCTGTTCGCGCCCGGCAAGGGCAAGCGCGCCCTGGTCGGCGGCTCGCCCGGGATCCACGTGGCCACCGCCAACGGCGGCCCCGCGCTCGTGGCGGTGGTCGACGGGCGGGTCGTCGGCGTGCTGTGCCTGGAGATCACCGCGGACGGCATCGCCGCGTTCCGCTCCCAGGCCAACCCCGACAAGCTCGCCCGGGCGACCCGACGGTGGGCGGCCGACGACCACGGGGAGCCGCTGCTCCACGCGTTCTGA
- a CDS encoding sugar ABC transporter substrate-binding protein yields the protein MKLRTPHGPAARRRVGVLTGTVTASALLLTACGIVGDGDGSAASAAKKDDDITVGLLLPGHKPARFDEFDQPLITKQVAALTHGKGKVVARNAESDADKQEKQFAELIDKKVDVVLVDPIDSRAIAAQVQQAKDAGIPVIAYDRLAEGPIDAYISHDNELVGQLQGQALLKALGDKAATSKVVLINGSSTDPNTVHLKKGLREELKGNVVMAGSYDTRDWRPELAQKNMEKAIAAVGLDNIDAVYSANDGMAGAVIETLKKAGVTQLPPVTGQDAELAAVQRIISGEQYMSVYKPFQREAESAAEMAVAKVQGRSIEFDALTRDSVDSPTRKGIPAMLVPVVALTKDNIKQTVIQDDVYTVEDICTPKYKAKCDAIGLTS from the coding sequence GTGAAGCTCCGTACCCCCCACGGTCCCGCCGCCCGCCGCCGCGTCGGCGTTCTGACCGGCACCGTCACCGCTTCCGCCCTGCTCCTGACCGCCTGCGGCATCGTCGGCGACGGCGACGGCAGTGCCGCGTCGGCGGCGAAGAAGGACGACGACATCACCGTCGGCCTCCTGCTGCCCGGTCACAAGCCCGCCCGTTTCGACGAGTTCGACCAGCCCCTCATCACCAAGCAGGTCGCGGCCCTCACCCATGGCAAGGGCAAGGTCGTCGCCCGCAACGCCGAGTCCGACGCGGACAAGCAGGAGAAGCAGTTCGCCGAGCTGATCGACAAAAAGGTGGACGTGGTCCTCGTCGACCCCATCGACTCGCGGGCGATAGCGGCGCAGGTGCAACAGGCGAAGGACGCGGGCATACCGGTGATCGCCTACGACCGGCTCGCCGAAGGCCCGATCGACGCGTACATCTCGCACGACAACGAACTCGTCGGCCAGCTGCAGGGGCAGGCCCTGCTGAAGGCGCTCGGCGACAAGGCGGCCACCAGCAAGGTCGTCCTGATCAACGGTTCGTCCACCGACCCGAACACGGTCCACCTCAAGAAGGGCCTCCGCGAGGAGCTCAAGGGCAACGTGGTCATGGCCGGGTCGTACGACACCCGCGACTGGCGGCCCGAACTCGCCCAGAAGAACATGGAGAAGGCGATCGCGGCCGTCGGGCTCGACAACATCGACGCCGTCTACTCCGCCAACGACGGCATGGCGGGCGCCGTCATCGAGACGCTCAAGAAGGCCGGCGTCACCCAGCTCCCTCCGGTGACCGGGCAGGACGCGGAGCTCGCCGCGGTGCAGCGGATCATCTCGGGCGAGCAGTACATGAGCGTCTACAAGCCGTTCCAGCGGGAGGCGGAGAGCGCCGCCGAGATGGCGGTGGCCAAGGTGCAGGGCCGCTCGATCGAGTTCGACGCGCTGACCCGCGACTCGGTGGACAGCCCGACGCGGAAGGGCATCCCGGCGATGCTGGTCCCGGTGGTCGCCCTCACCAAGGACAACATCAAGCAGACGGTGATCCAGGACGACGTCTACACCGTCGAGGACATCTGCACGCCGAAGTACAAGGCGAAGTGCGACGCGATCGGCCTCACGTCCTGA
- a CDS encoding class I SAM-dependent methyltransferase, whose protein sequence is MAAPDTLTATRDAYDAVAGTYADMFRASLREQPLERALLAAFAETVRADGDGPVADLGCGPGYVTAHLRDLGLRASGVDASPAMIELARRAHPDLRFDVGSMAALDLPGGTLGGILSRWSVIHTPPPELPALLAEFARVLAPGGHLMLSFWATEDPSVPTRAFDHAVAPAHRWCPDHLSALLRAHGLTERSRTVQEPLPTDRRQFRSVHLLARKAPPAQRAPAA, encoded by the coding sequence ATGGCCGCACCCGACACCCTGACCGCCACCCGTGACGCCTACGACGCGGTGGCCGGCACCTACGCCGACATGTTCCGCGCGTCACTGCGCGAGCAGCCGCTGGAACGCGCGCTGCTCGCCGCCTTCGCCGAGACCGTCCGTGCGGACGGCGACGGCCCCGTCGCGGACCTCGGCTGCGGCCCCGGCTACGTCACCGCGCATCTACGGGACCTGGGACTGCGGGCGTCCGGCGTCGACGCCTCCCCCGCGATGATCGAACTGGCCCGCCGCGCCCACCCGGACCTGCGCTTCGACGTGGGCTCGATGGCAGCGCTCGACCTCCCCGGCGGCACGCTGGGCGGCATCCTCTCCCGCTGGTCGGTCATCCACACCCCGCCGCCGGAACTCCCCGCCCTGCTCGCGGAGTTCGCCCGCGTACTGGCCCCCGGCGGCCACCTCATGCTCTCGTTCTGGGCGACCGAGGACCCGTCCGTCCCGACCCGGGCCTTCGACCACGCGGTCGCCCCGGCCCACCGCTGGTGCCCCGACCACCTCTCCGCCCTCCTGCGCGCCCACGGCCTGACCGAACGCTCCCGAACGGTCCAGGAGCCCCTCCCCACGGACCGCCGCCAGTTCCGCAGCGTTCACCTGCTGGCGCGGAAGGCACCGCCGGCCCAGCGGGCACCGGCGGCCTGA
- a CDS encoding TetR/AcrR family transcriptional regulator: protein MRQDTTGEGTTGEATAERGTAGRGATPRERYRTQVRTEIKDHAWQQIATAGASGLSLNAIAKRMGMSGPALYRYYAGRDELITELVRDAYRSLADAFRAASAPTPGARALGRALRAWALADPQRYFLVFGTPVPGYHAPDDTTDLARESMAYMLDACAALPPAGSPGAPFTGHLDEHREWAGGRSVPAAALHRALTFWTRLHGALSLELAGHFTGMGFDPELLFEAELDALTGNGG, encoded by the coding sequence ATGCGGCAGGACACGACGGGAGAGGGCACGACGGGGGAGGCGACGGCGGAGCGTGGAACGGCGGGCCGGGGGGCGACGCCGCGCGAGCGCTACCGCACGCAGGTCCGCACCGAGATCAAGGACCACGCCTGGCAGCAGATCGCCACCGCCGGCGCCTCCGGGCTCTCCCTCAACGCGATCGCCAAGCGCATGGGCATGAGCGGGCCCGCGCTCTACCGGTACTACGCCGGCCGCGACGAACTGATCACGGAGCTGGTCCGGGACGCCTACCGCAGCCTCGCCGACGCCTTCCGCGCGGCCTCCGCCCCCACCCCCGGGGCGCGTGCGCTGGGACGCGCCCTGCGCGCGTGGGCGCTGGCGGACCCGCAGCGCTACTTCCTCGTGTTCGGCACCCCCGTGCCCGGCTACCACGCGCCGGACGACACCACCGACCTGGCGCGCGAGAGCATGGCGTACATGCTCGACGCCTGCGCCGCGCTGCCCCCGGCCGGATCCCCCGGGGCGCCCTTCACCGGGCACCTCGACGAGCACCGCGAGTGGGCGGGCGGCCGGTCCGTCCCGGCCGCCGCCCTGCACCGCGCGCTGACCTTCTGGACCCGGCTGCACGGCGCACTCTCCCTCGAACTCGCCGGGCACTTCACCGGGATGGGGTTCGACCCGGAGCTGCTCTTCGAGGCCGAACTGGACGCGCTGACCGGGAACGGCGGCTGA
- a CDS encoding NAD(P)/FAD-dependent oxidoreductase, producing MQHRIVVLGAGYSGAIAAGRLARRLRREDVAITLVNAEPDFVERVRLHQLATGQELRPRPLAEMFAGTGVEPRLGRVTAVDVDRRTVTVTGTGSSHGPAGGTEELPYDSLVYALGSGWTDHGVPGVAAHADELASRAGALRLRDRLAGLEAGRPVLVVGGGLTGVEAATEIAEARPDLDVALAARGGLGDWLSPKGVRHLRKVFDRLGITVHEHTAVTAVAADHVTTTADGGDGVPAGRIPADVTVWTAGFAVHPLVRETALVVTDGGRIVVDETMRSVSHPDVYAVGDAAMAAGAGGKPLRMSCASGVPMAWQAADALAARLTGGRLPHTSLRYFNQCVSLGRREGLIQFVTADDRSVSSAITGRLAAFYKETVCKGAVWGVTHPTLAVPARRRPVVRDRTAGEDRTVPEAA from the coding sequence ATGCAGCACCGCATCGTCGTCCTCGGAGCCGGATACTCCGGGGCCATCGCCGCCGGACGCCTCGCCAGGCGGCTGCGCCGCGAGGACGTCGCCATCACCCTCGTCAACGCCGAACCCGACTTCGTGGAACGCGTCCGGCTGCACCAGCTCGCGACCGGGCAGGAGCTCAGGCCCCGGCCCCTCGCCGAGATGTTCGCGGGCACGGGCGTCGAGCCGCGGCTCGGGAGGGTCACCGCCGTCGACGTCGACCGCAGGACCGTCACCGTGACCGGCACGGGGAGTTCTCACGGACCCGCCGGCGGCACGGAGGAACTGCCCTACGACTCCCTCGTCTACGCCCTCGGCAGTGGCTGGACCGACCACGGCGTCCCCGGGGTCGCCGCGCACGCCGACGAGCTCGCGAGCCGCGCCGGGGCGCTCCGGCTCCGCGACCGGCTGGCCGGTCTGGAGGCCGGGCGGCCGGTGCTCGTGGTCGGCGGCGGACTCACCGGGGTGGAGGCCGCGACCGAGATCGCCGAGGCCCGCCCGGACCTCGACGTCGCCCTCGCCGCGCGCGGCGGCCTCGGCGACTGGCTCTCCCCCAAGGGCGTCCGGCACCTGCGCAAGGTGTTCGACCGGCTCGGCATCACCGTGCACGAGCACACCGCCGTCACCGCCGTCGCGGCCGACCACGTCACCACCACCGCCGACGGCGGTGACGGTGTCCCCGCCGGCCGCATCCCGGCCGACGTCACCGTGTGGACCGCCGGCTTCGCCGTCCACCCCCTCGTGCGGGAGACCGCCCTGGTGGTCACCGACGGCGGGCGGATCGTGGTCGACGAGACCATGCGTTCCGTCTCGCACCCGGACGTGTACGCCGTCGGGGACGCGGCCATGGCGGCGGGCGCCGGCGGCAAGCCCCTGCGCATGTCCTGCGCCTCGGGCGTCCCCATGGCCTGGCAGGCCGCCGACGCCCTCGCGGCCCGGCTGACCGGCGGCAGGCTCCCGCACACCTCGCTGCGCTACTTCAACCAGTGCGTCTCGCTGGGGCGCCGGGAGGGTCTGATCCAGTTCGTCACCGCCGACGACCGTTCCGTCAGTTCCGCGATCACCGGGCGGCTGGCCGCCTTCTACAAGGAGACGGTCTGCAAGGGCGCGGTCTGGGGTGTCACGCACCCGACCCTCGCCGTCCCGGCCCGCCGCCGCCCCGTCGTGCGCGACCGGACCGCCGGCGAGGACCGGACGGTCCCGGAAGCCGCCTGA